From Streptomyces sp. NBC_00370, a single genomic window includes:
- a CDS encoding GntR family transcriptional regulator, which produces MSRHSDMPIYRQIVTQVSFMIETGDLAVGQTLPSARLLADNLQINRNTVARAYAELGDLGLVESRGRGGTTVVGTGLAQESAPARDRARMVLEAAAKECVALGLSAVEIQSLVTSLAMRAEDDLLKVSFVECNADRASYFASELGLHVGLKVKPLVLGDFTSDEEQADLVLTTFFHLAEVRRLWRRPQTEVVALVVAPHVQTLVQIASAAKNGKVGICYYTDGQAVSIRDSLTQSGIANIKVLDGSDDAAVADMDLVVVPNNMPELKARFDGRVKVIEFGNVLDAASIRMVTQVVGDMQAAKRIPAPDLRG; this is translated from the coding sequence GTGAGTCGTCACTCCGACATGCCCATCTACCGGCAGATCGTCACTCAGGTGTCGTTCATGATCGAGACCGGCGATCTGGCGGTCGGCCAGACCCTGCCCAGCGCCCGGCTGCTGGCCGACAACCTGCAGATCAACCGCAACACCGTGGCCCGTGCCTACGCGGAGCTGGGTGACCTGGGTCTGGTCGAGAGCCGTGGACGCGGCGGGACGACCGTCGTCGGGACGGGCCTGGCGCAGGAGAGTGCGCCCGCCCGCGACCGGGCACGCATGGTGCTCGAAGCGGCGGCCAAGGAATGCGTCGCCCTCGGTCTGTCCGCCGTCGAGATCCAGTCGCTCGTGACGAGCCTCGCCATGCGTGCCGAGGACGATCTCCTCAAGGTCTCGTTCGTGGAGTGCAACGCCGACCGGGCGAGCTATTTCGCGAGTGAACTCGGCCTGCATGTCGGCCTCAAGGTGAAGCCGCTCGTGCTCGGAGATTTCACCTCGGACGAGGAACAGGCCGATCTCGTGCTCACCACGTTCTTCCACCTGGCCGAGGTGCGCAGGCTGTGGCGCCGGCCGCAGACCGAGGTGGTCGCCCTCGTCGTCGCACCCCATGTGCAGACGCTGGTGCAGATCGCCTCCGCCGCCAAGAACGGCAAGGTCGGCATCTGCTACTACACCGACGGCCAGGCCGTCAGCATCCGGGACTCCCTGACCCAGTCGGGCATCGCCAACATCAAGGTGCTGGACGGTTCGGACGACGCCGCCGTCGCTGACATGGACCTCGTGGTGGTCCCCAACAACATGCCCGAGCTGAAAGCCCGCTTCGACGGGCGGGTCAAGGTGATCGAGTTCGGCAACGTACTGGACGCCGCGTCCATCCGTATGGTGACCCAGGTCGTCGGTGACATGCAGGCCGCCAAGCGGATTCCCGCCCCCGACCTCCGCGGCTGA